TCATTATTATGCATTCCGTCAATATCAGTCCAGATCTGTACCTCTTCAGCCAAAATTGCAGCACCGATTAAAGAAGCGGTATAATCACTTCCGCCACGGCGCAGGTTGTCTACTTCTCCAAAGCTGTTTCTGCAGATAAAACCCTGTGTGATAAATAATTTATTTCCTTTATGTTTCTCCAGCAATGGTTTAAGATTAGCTGTTGCATATGGAATATCAGGCTCATTATCTTCATCCGTTTTCATGAAATCAAGTGCAGCCAGTAATACTGAAGGTACACCGATAGATTTCAGATAAATGTGATATAAGGTGGTTGATAATAATTCTCCCTGTGCCAGTACTACTTTCTCTTCAGCAGGTGTAAAAATATCATTCGCCAGTGTAGCTAAAAACTGAAAATGATAATCTGCTACTTCCTGTCCCTGCTCACGGAAATCACCCTCCGGAAGAAGTTCAGCTACAAATTCATTATATTTTTGATTTAGGGCGTTAATTAAAATTAACGCCCCCTGTTTATCCTCCTTTAAAAGTTTGCCAGAAATTTCCACTAAACTATTGGTTGTACCAGACACTGCTGATAAAACTACAATCTGCTCTTCGGCCGGATTAATGATATCCAGCAATTTCGTCATACGCTCAGGGCTTCCAACGGAAGTTCCGCCAAACTTTAATATTTTCATTTTCTAAAAGGGGTTAATAACCGAGTAAAAATTACCGTCACAGTTAATTTTATTTGTAACAGATATTTTTAATTCAATTAATTTGGTATATAATTGCATTGGGGCGTGAAATTAACAAAACGCGCTTAATAATCATTATATATACAGAATTAAATTTGGAGAGTGGATTTTTTATAGGTTATAAAAAGCTTTTTAATTAAAACTCTTAAAAACATCCCATCCCATTTTTTGTTTTACAGAGCAGAATAATCAAACACTAACGGAGAACATGCAATTAGAAGCAGCAATACAAAACACCATTAACGAATGGCTTAATGGCAATTATGACCAGCAAACGAAAGAAGAAATCCAAAAGCTAATAGACAGTGAGGCATCCACAGAACTGGTAGATGCTTTTTACAGAAGCCTGGAATTTGGTACTGGTGGACTCCGCGGAATTATGGGAGCTGGTTCTAACAGAATCAATAAATATACAATTGGTACAGCTACACAGGGCCTGAGTAACTATCTGCTAAAAAAATATCCTGGAGAAAAAATCAAAGTTGCTATTGCACATGACAGCAGAAACCAATCAGATTTTTTTGCCAGAATTACGGCTGATGTCTTTTCAGCTAATGGAATTCAGGTCTATTTCTTTAAAGAACTCCGTCCTACTCCTGAACTCTCATTTGCCATCAGACAGTTAGGCTGCCGCAGCGGCGTAATGCTTACTGCATCTCATAACCCTAAAGAATATAATGGCTATAAGGCTTATGGCGCCGACGGCGGACAGTTTACGTCTCCTGATGATACCATGGTCATGGACGAAGTAGCTAAAATCAAAAGCATAGACGAAGTTAAATTTGAACGCAATGACCAGCTTATTGAACTGATCGGCGAAGAAATTGACACTTTATATCTGGATAAAATTACTGAGCTTTCAGTTTCTCCTGAAGCGATTGCCAGACAGAAAGATCTTAAAATTGTTTACTCTCCTATCCACGGAACAGGGATTACGCTGGTTCCTAAAGCACTGGCTCAATTTGGCTTCACCAATCTTACGCTGGTTGAAGAACAGAGTACACCAGATGGAAACTTCCCTACTGTAGTTTATCCAAATCCGGAAGAAAAAGAAGCAATGACCCTGGCTTTAAATA
This portion of the Pedobacter lusitanus genome encodes:
- a CDS encoding aspartate kinase; the protein is MKILKFGGTSVGSPERMTKLLDIINPAEEQIVVLSAVSGTTNSLVEISGKLLKEDKQGALILINALNQKYNEFVAELLPEGDFREQGQEVADYHFQFLATLANDIFTPAEEKVVLAQGELLSTTLYHIYLKSIGVPSVLLAALDFMKTDEDNEPDIPYATANLKPLLEKHKGNKLFITQGFICRNSFGEVDNLRRGGSDYTASLIGAAILAEEVQIWTDIDGMHNNDPRIVKGTKPISHLSFDEAAELAYFGAKILHPQSVFPAQKYKIPVRLLNTMEPSAAGTLISSESEKGKIKSIAAKDGIIAIKIQSSRMLLAYGFLRRIFEIFERYKTPIDMITTSEVAVSLTVDFTDNIDKIVEELHSFGSVELDKDQTIVCVVGDFGASKHGFASRVLDSIKHIPIRMISYGGSNYNISLLINTEDKTEVLRSLHNRIFE
- a CDS encoding phospho-sugar mutase; the protein is MQLEAAIQNTINEWLNGNYDQQTKEEIQKLIDSEASTELVDAFYRSLEFGTGGLRGIMGAGSNRINKYTIGTATQGLSNYLLKKYPGEKIKVAIAHDSRNQSDFFARITADVFSANGIQVYFFKELRPTPELSFAIRQLGCRSGVMLTASHNPKEYNGYKAYGADGGQFTSPDDTMVMDEVAKIKSIDEVKFERNDQLIELIGEEIDTLYLDKITELSVSPEAIARQKDLKIVYSPIHGTGITLVPKALAQFGFTNLTLVEEQSTPDGNFPTVVYPNPEEKEAMTLALNKAKEIDADLVLATDPDADRVGIAVKNNDGEFVLLNGNQTGSILINYLLTAWQEKGKLDGSQYIVKTVVTTNLVEEIAKAKNVECFNTLTGFKHIGHLITSLQGKRTFIGGGEESYGYLIGELVRDKDAVISCAFIAEMTAFYKDKGSSLYNAMLDMFVTYGLYKEELVSLTKKGKSGAEEIKAMMEKFRNNPPLVLGGSKVKTLKDYELGIETNLDTQEKTKLDFPKSDVLQFITEDGSIVSARPSGTEPKIKFYCSVNAPLADKSQFKTVDTALGAKIKSLMEDLQA